The nucleotide sequence GGGGTTCGGAGGTGGGGAAGGTAGGGGCAGAGAAGCCAGGGCTGGTGTCGACAGAGGGGTGGTAGGAAGAGTGAGACAGGACAGGGTTTTGCCAGGGTGGGCggaggagggacagggaggggcCTGGAAGCATCGGGGCTATTGAGCTggtctgggtttggggtgatacTGTTAGgagtcttttggttttttttcttttataatttaattttacatgttagccacggattcccttgttctcacccctcctgccccccctgcctttctcccagcccaccccccattcccacctcctccagggcaaagactcccccgaggactgagatcaacctggtagactcagtccaggcaggtccagtcccctcctcccaggctgagccaagtgtctctgtaaAAGCcccgggtttcaaacagccagcccatgcactgagtacaggacctggtcccactacctgggtgcctcccaaacagatcaagccaatcaactgtctcacttattcagagggcctgatccagttgggggctcctcagagtagtcttggctggcctggaactatataggccagtctgaccttgaactctctctgAGTGCTGGGTCTGAAGGCTTGAACCACCAAGCCTAGCCCGGTTAGTAACCTTGAAGAAAGGCCAGGCCTGCCTAGAGCGCAGAGTCAGCGTGCTGCTGTATGGTGCAGGCTTCCTGCCCGGCCCATGGGGACCCTACTGCCCGCTTCCTACTTTGCACGTGGCTTTCACTACTCACCGAGTCAGAGCTGCTGTCCTCCCCTGGCCCTGAGAGGTGGGGGGCAATGGGTGCTGGCTGGTTGATGACAACAAGGGGAGACGCCTCCCGGAGCCCAGGAGGAGAGGAGCCTGTGTTCCCACCCTCACACAAGCTATAGGACGGGAGCCTCATGTCCTCTGGGGACTCATCCTCTGAGTCTGTCAGAGCTGCAGGGCAGCCTACggaagggaaggcagagagaaggaaggtcAGCCATAGGAGCCTGAGGAGGGAGACAGTTCAAGTGCAGGGGCCCGGGGAAGGGAAGAGGTGCCACAAGATTGGGGACAGACTCAGCCCAGCAGTGGCCTCCTCATCCTCCGTGGCAGCATCTTCGGTCCACTTCTCATCTGCCACCTTCTCCAGGCGGGCCTCCAGCCTCCTCATGTACTCCAGCAGTTCCTAGagtcagaagaaggaggaggcGCTAAAGCCTGCAGGACGCCAACCCCACTGGCTGCTGGGCTTTCCTTGCTCCCCATGACACTGTAGATGCTTTCACCATGCGGTGGGGTTGCACAAGGAAGATCCCCTTAGTTGGGAGCTCTCCTCCACCCTGCATCTTGATCCCTCTGGTGTTCCTCCCCTGCACAAAGTTAGTTCCTAAGGGGAGTCAGGGCCCCTTTTCAGCCTTTGTATCCTCAAAGAAATTCCAGTTTCTGAGCCAAGAGATTACCGAGATGATGCAAGAGTTGGAGTCCCCGAGCCCTTGGCTTAGGAGAGCCTCACCTGTTTCTCTGCCTGCAGCTGCTCCTTTTCCTTCTGCAGCACGCGCAGACCTGAGCGCAGCTCTGTCAGCTCTCGCTTACTCTCTGACAACTGCACCTGGGGGACAGGGTCATGGGACTTGGAGCCCGCAATGTGCCACCAAGAGCCTGGTCCAAAGTCAAACTCGGTTCTCTCTTGCTCCACACACCAAGTGCTTCTTCCACAAGGCCCCCGTCTTGGCTGCCAGGGCTCAGGCCAAAGTCCTAGACTCTACCTCTAGAATGTGGCCCCAGGTAACTGTCTTAGGCTGGGTGAGGAGGCTTTGGTGACACCAGAAGCCACCCCAGCACTCCCCATGTTATCCCTCCAGGCCCAGATGTGCACCCTGAGCAGAAAGGGAATGTGCACATTCAAACCGGGCGAGCCGGGAGGTGCACAAGTCATCGCACAGTACTTCAGAACCAGGAGACAGTGAAAGGGGCACTCATGCATCAGGACATGGGTCTGAACCCAAGGCGCCTCACCAGGCTAGAATCCTTCTCCCGGGCCAGCTCAGTCTTGAATACGTGGCTCTGGCTCCTTTCCTCCTGTACTGTCTTCTCCAGCCGCAGGATCTCTGCACTCAGCTTCAGGATTTTGTCCTTCTCAGCCTAGAGGTGGTAcaaaggaagacaggagagaggaggtaAGTGGCAAGGGTACCAGGGAAATAGCTTTGCCCTCACTGGGTCCCTTTCTTACATGTCTGGGGGACTGAACTGTTCCTGAGCAATTTCCTCACTTCCGATCTCCACTGAAAGCACGATAAGACACAGCGGCGAGATTCTGTGCTACAGGGATGGGCACTATGGCAGGGCCTGGTGCCCAGGACAGTAAATGTTCCTACACCAAGGACAGTTGCTAGGGAAGGTATTTTGGTGATCAGTACTAGGATTCCCCATTAGGGCTGGCTCATGCCTGGAGAGCAAAGAGTACCTTTCCTCAAGATTTCCaaggatctcatgccctcttccctcctcccagagcaCCCGACTGCAGGTCAGGGTCCCTGAGGTAGGGGAAGGGTTACCCTCTACCTCCACATTCTGCAGCAGCCCTGCACGCTCCTTGCTCCATTGGGACTTCTCCTCCTTCATGTGCAGGCTGAGCTCAGCCAGTCGGCCACTGACTTCAGCCACTTCCAGTCGGCTGCGGTGGAGCTCCGCTATGGTGCGGTCCCTGGCTCCTGCTGCGCTGGCCAACTCCTCCCCAAGAAGGGTGGCTTTCTGTTGGCTTGAGGCTGCAAGTTCCTGGACCCCTCGAAGCTGCTCTTTCAGGGGCTCCAGCTCAGCCTCCAGAGAAAAAGGACAGAGGTCAGATCCCTCAGGCAACTCCCTGTGAAACAGGGCACCCCTCATCAGGACCCAGGCCCGTGTGGTTTACgttgcccacctctgcctcttctctctgcACACCCAAGCGTGTCTAGACTACTCTGGAACTCTCACTGCTTCCTATCAACGACAGGCCTTCACTCACCACTTTCTGCTGGGCTTGGGCCAGGGTGTCCCTCATGTGGGCCACCTTGTCTTTCAGCCGCTGGACCTGAGCACCTTGCTCTTCTTGCCGGCCCTTGGCCTTCTGCAGCTCTACAGTTAAGCGGCAGTTCTCCTCTTGGACCATCTGGAATTTGACCTGATGGAAGTGGAAAGCAGGTAAGGACCAGGGGTGAGTGCTGCCACATCGGGGGCAggctgccttcctgcctctgtgatgAGAGAAGGCAAGGTCCGTTTCTGAGATTCAACACAAGCGGAAGCATTCAGCTCTTGCCAGCTCTTGGGTCCTCAGTTCAAAGGGTCTCAATCTTCAACCTCTAGTTTCCAGCTCCGGAATGAAGTGTCCAGAGCATCACAGCCTGGGGTCTTACATAGAGGTATCCCAcattccacactgatttcctaCTTTTCCTTTAAATCAAAACAGTCTGAATGGCCTCCAAAGCTCAGAATACTGCACCTCGAACCACagaccttccccttccccctcctctccctctcctcgcACTAAGAGTCATACTATGTGGccagtccagactggccttgaatgcacatcctcctcctgctccttccatCACccgtgtgctgagattacaggcacacgcTGCCGTGCCTCGCCTTTCCCGGGACCTTTGTCACCTGTCTGCTGCACAGAGCACGTCTCGACTCATCTAGTTGACACTTGAGTGCTAACTGTGCTTTGTTCTTCTCTCCCCAGCAGTTTACAGAAGAAAGCAATAGATTTTCCACTCTCCATCCTGGCCACAGGCATCTTCTCTTGTCTCTTACTGCCATAACCACATTAGCTCAGGCGTGGCTGTTCCTGTGGGATGACTGGATGGTGCTGTAACTAGTTATTTTTATAGTAGGCTATCAGTGCTTCTCTgtacaattctttttttgttttgttttgttttttgagacaaggtttctctgtgtagttttggtactctgtagacctcaaactcacagagatccacctggttctgtgtggtattgtgttcccccaaaaattgtgcactctaataaacttatctggggttagagaacagaacagtcacaatattaaacatagaggttaggcagtggtaacacatgcctttaatcctagcattccagaggcagagatccatctcggtgagttcaaggccacattggaagtaatcccaggaagtaatggcaggaggcagaaaggtgtttaaggcgtgaggatgaggaactatagcctggttaagcttttaggcttttgagcagcacagttcagcggagaggctttcagtctgaagaaacaggatcacctgaggaactggcgaggtgaggaagctgtggcttgttctgcttctctaatcttccagcattcaccccaataactggcctcaggtttgtttttattagtaagtacCTTTAAGAATCATGctacagctctgcctcctgagagctgggattaaaggcgtgagccaccactgcctggctttgttttatatttttaagataaggtcttgctatgtaacccaggctgcctcAAGCTTGTGGCAATCCTttggcctcagcctctccagtgctggaattacagtacCACCCtgctcaaatttcatttttcactgCTGACCAGTTTTTTAGAGAAGCCCAGGGCTCTGAGAAAGCCACCAAAGGttctgcaaatattttatttgaatttatcatatttttttttttgccttgctcAACACCGAACTACAATCTTGGGTCTAACCTTGTTCTAAAccattaaaaactgtttttagaAGCACATCAAAACATAAGTCAGGACACTGGAGAGCACTGATCCATTGATGTGTGCTTTTAGGTTAATTCACTTTTATGTAATCCTCAGAATAAAATTTCTTATGTATTTCTGTCAAATTGAAGAGTAAACTGGGACTATAAGGTTGACAGTTTAAAAACTGTTATCATTTACCACCTACTTGTCTGTGACTCAAGGTGTTCAAAGTttgaattcctttttcttttctttctacctAGATAGTCTCagcctatgctggccttgaactcaaaatccttctgcctcagcctcctgagtgctagaccACATGACAAGCAGACCATCGTGCCTGGCCCGTATGTTCCCCTTTTGATAGcctttgtatttatgtgtgtgtgcatgtatgtgcatgtgcatgtgtgcacccatgCAGACCAGAGGTTGACCTTGATGTTGAGTGTCTCCTCAGTTGTTCTCTACTTGCCaactggctagactggctgccacCAAGTCCCAGGATCCTCTCGTGCCCTCCCTGTAAGTGTGCACTGAACAGTTGTTTCTAAAGTCTAATGAGATGTGTTCTCACCTGCCTCTCTGGAGCCCTGTAATACTAGATTAGGTTTTTCTTGTGACACTTTGTGATTTGGGCAGGTACTGTACTATGGAGTAGAGAGTACACAGGATCTCCTTTACATTTACACCCTGAATGCTGAGTGCCTAGCATTCAGAAGGGACTCAATCAACACTAGATGAAtaactaaaaaagaaagcaaacccaCTTGTTATCTCTTACCTCACTCTGCTCCTTGTCTGCCTGGACTTCCTTCAGCTGCCCCAGGAGCTTCTCTTGTTCCCGAGTCAGGGCCTTCACTGTGTCTCTAACCCTGTCAATATGGGACAACAGTGCTGGGCTGAAATACTCAGACCTCTGaaccatgcttttcttttttttttttttttaaattacttatttgtttattttattttatgtatatgagtgcctaATTTTCAGccataccagaagagggaatcagatcccattacagatggttgtgagccaccacatggttgctgggaattgaacctgggacctctgaaagagcagccagtgctcttaaccactgagccatctctccagccccttgaaccATGCTTTTCTAGAGCATAATCACaaactgcttttctttcctttttttagtttttgtttgctttttgagacagggtttctctgcgtagccctggctgtcttgcaataacaatgtagatcaggctggctttaaactcagagagatccactcgCCTCtacctcaggagtgctgggactaaaggcgtgtgccaccatgccgggCTTCTTCCCTCTTTATGTGTCACTGTAGAGGATGTTCTAGCAATGGCTCCCTGTTGCCACTCAATTAAGAGATGAAAATCCAATCTTTCAAAGGCAATGGACAACCACCATTGTGCTGTAGATCAGATGGGGCAGACATGGGAGATGCCACAGTGTGTACAGGGATGTGCATGGCCCAATAAAAACTTACTTAATGAACAATGACATTTGAATTTCATATCATTTTCACTATCACAAAATATTCGTCTTCTTTTATCTCATTATCAGCCTCCAAATCATGTAAGAACAGGTGGTAGGCTAGATCAGGCATGTGAAGCACAGTCTGCGGAAACCTGGTCCAGATGTCTCCGAGAATGTAGACATCTTGTACTGGCCTAGGGCAAGGCTAGTACATTATCAAGCAACTTTATGGATAGCTTTACTTACTGCTGAGACTTGGGCAGAACTTCTTTcttttacaaagattttttttttaaaccaacaatGCTGAATGAAAGTAACATAATGACATTCTTTGATGAACAAAAGAATTGGAGTATTAAACATAGTAAAGAATCTGAAAGACAGGCATGGTTGTTGGTCAGTATTTATGCTATTTGATAGACATAACTGTGataactatgtttttttttcttttctttcttctttttcttttttagaacagAGACTTAtttgttatatagcccaggctggtctataagtcactatgtagcccaggctggtctctaagtctctatgtaacccaggctgctctataactcattatgtagctcaggatggcctataatttattatgtattccaggctagtctataagtcactatgtagcccaggctggtctataagtcactatgtagctcaggaagATCTataagtcactatgtagcccaggctggtctataagtcactatgtagctcaggaagGTCTataagtcactatgtagcccaggctggtctataagtcactatgtagcccaggctggtctataagtcactatgtagctcaggaagATCTataagtcactatgtagcccaggctggtctataaatcactatgtagcccaggctggtctataagtcactatgtagctcaggaagGTCTataagtcactatgtagcccaggctggtctataagtcactatgtagctcaggctggtctataagtcactatgtagctcaggctggtctataactcactatgtagcccaggctggtctataactcactatgtagctcaggaaggtctataactcactatgtagcccaggctggtctataactcactatgtagctcaggaaggtctataactcactatgtagcccaggctggcctataactcactaagtagctcagCAAGGTCTAACTagtaatcttcctgtctctgcctctccagtaggTGGAGCTTGgctctacacacagacacaaaagcgACAACTGTTGACACTGAAGGAGGCCGTACTACAGCGGCTTTCTCCTGTATCCCTCCGTCACTCTCAACGTTAAGACTGTgagttagccaggcatggtggacaATGCTTTTAGTCTCaacttttgggaggcagaggcaggcagatctctgtgagttcaaggccaatctggtctacacagtgggttccaggacatccagggctacacagtgacactgtttcaaaaaagcaaaaacagattCTATGATTGACAACTTTTGTCATATTCCCAGATATGACATTTCtcaacatttctctctcttttttatagtGTTGGGACTGAAGCTGGGACCTTGCACATACCCAAAAGGTGttcttaccactgagctgtgacACTGAACATTTCCAATAGCAAGGATGGAATCTAATTCTTTTCCTGtgctttaaatatataatttatttatttaatgcatatacatacatatttatttatatgactaCACTATGAAGTGTTGCTATGCTTCCCAGGCCTGCCTCAAGCGATGCTCTTGCCTCAGCTGTCCCAGTTGCCGGGACTGTGGACATGCATCACTCTGTAGTAAAGTCTGAAATCAATCTTTTTATCTTGCATTGACTGTGCTATCCAATCTCTTCTTGTAAATATTCCATCTCTAATTCTGCTTAGCTTCTGCCATACAATAAATACAACTGATCTTTCTAAAGATGAGAAACAAAGAATAGCATTTGGAGAGGTGGGTGAGGGCTGGCAGAAAGAAACTCCCAGTAACTAGAACTCCCTGTATGAGATTGTGAAGGGCCAGAGAAACCAGTGGGACAGATAGCAGGTATGCCCATCTGAAACAGGGGGATGGAGTGGAGGCCTTGGGGAGGTACCCATACCTGTCCAGCTCCACCTCCTTCCTCAGTACTTTGTCACTGATGGTCTGGATGTCATCCTCTAACTCCAGGATGCGGGCCACATGTTCTCCCTGCTGCTGGCTCAGGatgtctctctcttctgtgaGCTCCCCATGGGACCGAGAAAGGCCCTGGAATTAAGGTTCCACCAAGGAAGACAGAGGGTGAGGGCAAGGCTCAGGCTTAACATCATATTCCCCCACCTCTGTCCTGCCACCTTCCTTGAAAAAGCTGAACGGAGTTACTGTCACCTGGCATTACGTCAGTATTCCTGGGTCCAAAGAACCGAGTCTTAATACAAATTAGGGACATACCTCTTATCATATAAAGTTCAGTCTCACTCGTTACCCTTAAGCCTATTTCCTTGGTGCATGGACCATCTTAAAATTCCGCTgacatctttccttcctcctctttgttgGGTCTGGGCCCCATCCCCCACCAGCCCCAGCTCCCACCTTGTATTGTTCTGTGAGCTCCGAATGCTCCCGCCTGGCAGTGGACAGGgctgtctccagctcctgcacTCGGCTCCTCAGCTCTGTCACCTGATCCTCCAACTGCAGCTTAAGCTGCATCAGGTCATTCCGTTCCTGTTGGCTCTCATCCAGCTGGTTCTacaagagcaggaggagaagggggtgCATCTGTGAGGCACCATTCCAGATGCAGCTCAGGGTAGAGAGACCACGTCAGTGCGGCACAGCCATGGCTCTCTCTCAACTTTCAGCCAGGCCTGGCACCTTCCCCTGACAGAGCAGTGATCTCTATGGAGTCGCACCGACTTGGGTAAACCTCCAATGCAGTTTTTACTAGCCAAACCACTGAACTTGTCATCTGTGAGGTCTAAAGAGAATAATCGACGTGAAACAGAACACTGGGAGCAGCTTGTGTCGTTTCTCACTTAGGTATGAACATCTTCCTGTTGTGTTGACCCACGTAGTTATCAGACTCTGGTTCTAGAGAGCAGAGGTTTGCTCAAATCACTGAGGGCCTACTAACTTTCACCTTCTGAGTGACTTCCCTCCCACCGGAGAATTACCGCCTCCCTACCTGTTCCTGCCCCTCACCTTCCCTCAGGCTCTCTTCCTAACATCTGCCCCTCTGCTCTTAAGACTCTTCTCTATCTGGCCCAGTGGAAATGGTTATATATGGCACACTTTTAAGTGTAGATTTTCTAGTGTCCACTTAATGAGATAtgagggctggagaaacagctcagcagtcaagagcgtTTGCTACTCTTGGAGAGGACgagagtttgcttcccagcagctacatcagatggctcacaaccaccataactccagctccagactaTTCACGACACTCCATTCTGGCCTTGGCATCCACAGGTATGTACACATACCTGGGCTGGGAAAAGTAATTGCGGgatggtggttaagagcaccatggctgggccagcaagatggctcattagAAAAAGGTACTTGTTGCCAAGTCTGGAAACCCGAGTTCAACccctggaggaggagagaaccaactcccacaagttggtctctgaccttcacatgtgttatggcatgaatgtacacacacacacacacacacacacacacacacacacacacacacacacacacacacacacaaatatacagacacacataaacaaataaatgttaaaatacgAACTGTTCAAAATCTAGTGTGTCATCTTACCTGAGATTATACTTCAAATCAGATCAGTCACACCTGATGTGCCAAAGAGCCATATGTGGTCAGCACTTCTGGTACGGGATGGGACAGTTTGGAGCCATGCCTAATCTGTGCTAGAGGCAGATCTCAGTCTCCCTTCCTCCCCGTGCTCCCTGGGGCAGtttccctcctccatcctgtgGATCTCTTGTAGGACTTAGAGGGCAGGTGGTGTCTCTCTGGCTCAGTTCTAGGAACCCTGAGTTACACTGGCCTACGATGGCTTGCTTTactgtcctgtgtgtctgtgtctatgtgaagGCTTAGTTCCTGGAGGGCAACCTCTGGTAATCCCCAGTGAACTCTTCAGCTGAGGTGACAGAGGAGGGAAATGAAGCAAGAGGGGCCCTGCAATGCTGTCCTTGGCACCCCTGGCTGAGGAACAAGCCTGCTCTTCTTCTTACCTGAAGCACAGTAGCCTTAGGGACAACCAACAGGATGTCAGAGCCTCCGTCAGCCTCCTCCAGGGTCACCAGCTCATCCATGGGCCGTGGCTCCCGGAACTGGAATGGGGGACTCTGCCCACACACCCGGCCCTGGCGGTTCACATAGCGGAACTGGTAGAGTTGGGCTCCTGGTTTGGGCAGGTAGCTGGCTGTGGGAAGAATGGCACAGAACCCCAGTCTCACCTCTGGCTCTCAAGTTCTAGCATGTCCCTCTTCCTATTTACGGGAGGAAAGGTGTCACCAAGGTACCTACTGTCCACTCCCTTGGGCCTGTCCTTGGGAGatgtttcttcctcctccctgcctaGCCACCCTCCTTTTTCAaacccattccctcctcctcctcacattgGCTCTAGCTGACACTTACTGAGTACACACAAGATGTACCAGTGTCTCCCAGCTCATTTTAAATCCTCATATCGTTCCTACAAGCAGGGACCCTCTTTTAAGTCACCTGCTCAGTGCCAAACAGTTTGCAGAGCACAGAGCTGAGCTCTGAATCCAGGTCTTTCAGACAGCCATAACCACTCTTTCCTGATGCTACCACGCCCTTTTCCTGTTCCACACTGGgagtttctctttctttgggGTAAACAGTGATGGTAGCATCCTCTAAATCCATCCTTCTATTAGGATTCTTTAAGTGCTTGGTGTTAATCTTGTGATAACTTGCTAAAAAGTCTCACAAggtcttcttatttttattttttggagacagggtctggtTGTTGCCCAGGTCAGCACTGATATCCTGGGTTCAAGTTACCCTTCAGCCCCAGCATCCTCAGTAGCTGGGATGACACTGGAGTACCATTAGGCCTGGCAATTAAGAGTTATTTGCATTCACACTTCCTTATCCTCTGTGCTTTTTATGCCTGTCAGCCCATCGCCCTCCTCCAAAGCACCACTGTGGCTCCTGCAACCCAGCCTCCCATTCTTCTGTATACCTTGGAACTGGACACTAGCATGGGTGGGGGAACCATCAGTTGTACTTTCTTGAGGCACTGAAGACCACACAAATGTGTGATAGTCCCGAACACAGGCAGCTTCCACCTGAAAGAGAAAAGGTACGGTGACAGGAGGGTCGGCATGACGGAATGAGTGGTACCAGGGATGCTAAGACTCGGGTAAGGTTGGAGGACATTATActagaggagagggaaaggctaAGGTGGAGAGATGAAGTTTATACAGATGGCCTCTGTGTCATCTTCTCATCAActtgagaatcttttttttttctttctttcttttttcttttctttttttaaagatttacttatttattatgtacacagt is from Peromyscus maniculatus bairdii isolate BWxNUB_F1_BW_parent chromosome 20, HU_Pman_BW_mat_3.1, whole genome shotgun sequence and encodes:
- the Calcoco1 gene encoding calcium-binding and coiled-coil domain-containing protein 1 isoform X1 gives rise to the protein MEESSLNRAPSRGGVNFLNVARTYIPNTKVECHYTLPPGTMPSASDWIGIFKVEAACVRDYHTFVWSSVPQESTTDGSPTHASVQFQASYLPKPGAQLYQFRYVNRQGRVCGQSPPFQFREPRPMDELVTLEEADGGSDILLVVPKATVLQNQLDESQQERNDLMQLKLQLEDQVTELRSRVQELETALSTARREHSELTEQYKGLSRSHGELTEERDILSQQQGEHVARILELEDDIQTISDKVLRKEVELDRVRDTVKALTREQEKLLGQLKEVQADKEQSEVKFQMVQEENCRLTVELQKAKGRQEEQGAQVQRLKDKVAHMRDTLAQAQQKVAELEPLKEQLRGVQELAASSQQKATLLGEELASAAGARDRTIAELHRSRLEVAEVSGRLAELSLHMKEEKSQWSKERAGLLQNVEAEKDKILKLSAEILRLEKTVQEERSQSHVFKTELAREKDSSLVQLSESKRELTELRSGLRVLQKEKEQLQAEKQELLEYMRRLEARLEKVADEKWTEDAATEDEEATAGLSCPAALTDSEDESPEDMRLPSYSLCEGGNTGSSPPGLREASPLVVINQPAPIAPHLSGPGEDSSSDSEAEDEKSVLMAAVQSAGEEANLLLPELGSAFYDMASGFAVGSLSEASTGVSAAPPWKECPICKERFPAESDKDALEDHMDGHFFFSTQDPFTFE
- the Calcoco1 gene encoding calcium-binding and coiled-coil domain-containing protein 1 isoform X2, with the translated sequence MEESSLNRAPSRGGVNFLNVARTYIPNTKVECHYTLPPGTMPSASDWIGIFKVEAACVRDYHTFVWSSVPQESTTDGSPTHASVQFQASYLPKPGAQLYQFRYVNRQGRVCGQSPPFQFREPRPMDELVTLEEADGGSDILLVVPKATVLQNQLDESQQERNDLMQLKLQLEDQVTELRSRVQELETALSTARREHSELTEQYKGLSRSHGELTEERDILSQQQGEHVARILELEDDIQTISDKVLRKEVELDRVRDTVKALTREQEKLLGQLKEVQADKEQSEVKFQMVQEENCRLTVELQKAKGRQEEQGAQVQRLKDKVAHMRDTLAQAQQKVAELEPLKEQLRGVQELAASSQQKATLLGEELASAAGARDRTIAELHRSRLEVAEVSGRLAELSLHMKEEKSQWSKERAGLLQNVEAEKDKILKLSAEILRLEKTVQEERSQSHVFKTELAREKDSSLVQLSESKRELTELRSGLRVLQKEKEQLQAEKQELLEYMRRLEARLEKVADEKWTEDAATEDEEATAGLSCPAALTDSEDESPEDMRLPSYSLCEGGNTGSSPPGLREASPLVVINQPAPIAPHLSGPGEDSSSDSEAEDEKSVLMAAVQSAGEEANLLLPELGSAFYDMASIVFRGAQIALLPLSPAPTPSPTTR